The following are from one region of the Halictus rubicundus isolate RS-2024b chromosome 15, iyHalRubi1_principal, whole genome shotgun sequence genome:
- the Kcc gene encoding solute carrier family 12 member kcc isoform X3, with translation MERFRVTPANSAQFAQQQQQSLDYDSPVNGTQLEHQHLVPRSMSECDGDGAGGDGDPMVGGGNSEKKTVYETNLFLYSEEMEDRPRISTLLSGLSNYSNTIPAATDPDAKPPPVQGGARMGTLIGVFLPCIQNIFGVILFIRLTWVVGTAGAIQGFFIVLCCCCVTMLTAISMSAIATNGVVPAGGSYFMISRSLGPEFGGAVGMLFYTGTTLAAAMYIIGAVEIVLTYMAPSLSIFGDFTKDPSIMYNNFRVYGTGLLMVMGTIVFIGVKFVNKFATVALACVILSIVAVYVGLFYNFYGNESLKMCVLGKRLLKDINVLAECNKNVNGPLHQIYCGNTTSTQKCDPYYLENNATIINGIRGLASGVFLENIWDSFQEENQLIAYGRDPKDIDNMATTSYNQIQIDLTTTFTILIGIFFPSVTGIMAGSNRSGDLADAQKSIPIGTICAILTTSTVYLSSVLLFAGTVDNLLLRDKFGQSIGGKLVVANMAWPNQWVILIGSFLSTLGAGLQSLTGAPRLLQAIAKDSIIPFLTPFATSSSRGEPTRALVLTVIICQCGILLGNVDYLAPLLSMFFLMCYGFVNLACALQTLLRTPNWRPRFKYYHWSLSFLGLSLCIAIMFMTSWYYALLAMGMAGCIYKYIEYRGAEKEWGDGIRGLALSAARYSLLRLEEGPPHTKNWRPQILILAKLTDDLVPKYRKLFAFASQLKAGKGLTICVSCIGGDYVQNSGEALAAKQSLRKTIVEEKVKGFVDVLVARNIVDGLSSLIQTTGLGGMKPNTVILGWPYGWRQSEDERTWRVFLQTVRAVAAARMALLVPKGINFFPDSTEKVVGYIDVWWIVHDGGLLMLLPFLLKQHRTWKNCKMRIFTVAQMEDNSIQMKKDLKKFLYDLRIEAEVEIVEMMDSDISAYTYERTLMMEQRNQMLRELRLNKKETLGVKVQTLVDFNEVQAIVDHHHNVDVKVPTKVRFQEPGSQNANATDEVLEPDVAKEAEPGDSNQAAGDAKDDSDEQSKLIGGSPKQDNRENTEKEAKENEEKEAPEEKKPTITPDEGDVRRMHTSVKLNEVIVNKSHDAQLVILNLPGPPRDTKMERESNYMEFLEVLTEGLERVLMVRGGGREVITIYS, from the exons GCGATGGCGACGGCGCCGGCGGAGATGGCGATCCCATGGTGGGCGGAGGGAATTCCGAGAAGAAGACGGTATACGAGACCAATCTCTTCCTCTACAGT GAAGAGATGGAAGATCGGCCTCGAATCTCGACTCTGCTCAGCGGTCTATCGAATTATAGCAACACGATCCCAGCTGCTACCGATCCGGATGCGAAACCGCCTCCTGTGCAAGGCGGTGCACGGATGGGCACGCTGATCGGCGTCTTTCTGCCATGTATCCAGAACATCTTCGGTGTAATCTTGTTCATCCGTTTGACGTGGGTGGTTGGCACGGCTGGCGCCATACAGGGTTTCTTCATCGTGCTCTGTTGTTGCTGTGTG ACCATGCTCACCGCGATAAGTATGAGCGCTATCGCAACGAATGGCGTGGTGCCAGCTGGTGGGTCCTACTTCATGATATCCAGAAGTTTAGGTCCCGAATTCGGCGGTGCTGTGGGGATGTTGTTCTACACAGGCACCACTCTAGCTGCTGCCATGTACATCATCGGTGCAGTGGAGATTGTCCTG ACGTACATGGCGCCCTCGCTAAGTATATTCGGCGACTTCACCAAGGACCCAAGTATCATGTACAACAATTTCCGGGTGTACGGGACAGGGTTGCTGATGGTGATGGGCACCATAGTGTTCATCGGCGTGAAATTCGTCAACAAGTTCGCGACAGTGGCTCTAGCCTGCGTCATCCTCTCGATCGTCGCTGTCTACGTGGGTCTCTTCTACAACTTCTACGGGAACGAGTCCCTCAA GATGTGCGTCCTCGGGAAAAGATTGTTGAAGGACATCAACGTGCTGGCGGAGTGTAACAAGAACGTGAACGGACCTCTGCATCAGATATACTGCGGGAACACCACTTCTACGCAGAAGTGCGACCCCTATTACCTGGAGAACAATGCCACTATCATCAATGGAATCCGTGGATTAGCTAGTGGCGTGTTCTTGG AAAACATATGGGACAGCTTCCAAGAGGAGAACCAGCTGATCGCCTACGGCAGGGACCCCAAGGACATCGACAACATGGCAACCACCAGCTACAACCAGATCCAGATTGATCTGACGACCACCTTCACCATCCTCATCGGTATCTTCTTCCCCTCAGTCACAG GTATCATGGCCGGTTCTAACAGGTCGGGTGACCTAGCAGACGCCCAGAAATCGATCCCAATTGGCACAATTTGCGCCATCTTGACCACCTCGACGGTCTACCTCTCCAGCGTCTTGCTCTTCGCTGGCACAGTGGACAATCTGCTTCTGCGAGACAAGTTCGGTCAGAGTATCGGTGGCAAGCTGGTGGTAGCAAACATGGCTTGGCCGAACCAATGGGTGATCCTGATCGGTTCCTTCTTATCCACCCTGGGAGCTGGTCTACAGTCTTTAACCGGAGCTCCTCGTCTTCTGCAAGCCATCGCCAAGGACAGCATCATCCCATTTTTGACTCCGTTCGCCACCAGCTCCAGCCGAGGCGAGCCAACCAGGGCTCTGGTGTTGACAGTGATCATCTGCCAGTGCGGTATCCTCCTTGGCAACGTTGACTACCTGGCTCCTCTGCTGTCCATGTTCTTCCTGATGTGCTACGGGTTCGTGAACCTCGCCTGCGCCCTGCAGACCTTGTTGAGGACGCCCAACTGGCGGCCCAGGTTCAAGTACTACCACTGGAGCCTGTCCTTCCTCGGCCTGTCCCTCTGCATCGCCATCATGTTCATGACCAGCTGGTACTACGCTCTCCTAGCCATGGGCATGGCTGGTTGCATCTACAAGTATATAGAGTATCGCGGAGCCGAGAAAGAGTGGGGTGACGGGATCAGAGGTTTAGCCCTCTCGGCAGCTCGCTACTCCCTGCTCAGACTCGAAGAGGGTCCCCCGCATACTAAGAACTGGAGGCCACAGATCCTGATCCTTGCCAAGCTCACCGACGACCTGGTGCCCAAGTATCGCAAGCTCTTCGCCTTCGCGAGCCAGCTGAAGGCCGGCAAAGGTCTCACCATCTGCGTCAGCTGCATCGGGGGAGACTACGTCCAGAACTCTGGCGAAGCCCTAGCTGCCAAGCAGAGTCTACGCAAGACTATCGTCGAAGAGAAGGTCAAGGGATTTGTGGATGTCCTCGTGGCCAGGAATATCGTCGACGGACTGAGCTCGTTGATCCAGACCACCGGATTGGGAGGAATGAAGCCTAACACTGTTATTCTTGGATGGCCCTACGGGTGGAGGCAGTCCGAAGATGAAAGGACCTGGAGAGTCTTCCTGCAAACCGTCAGAGCCGTTGCTGCTGCTAGAATGGCTCTATTGGTTCCCAAGGGGATTAACTTCTTCCCTGATTCTACGGAGAAGGTCGTTGGGTACATCGACGTATGGTGGATCGTTCACGATGGTGGACTTCTGATGCTGTTGCCGTTCTTGCTGAAGCAACACCGCACGTGGAAGAACTGCAAGATGAGGATCTTCACGGTTGCTCAGATGGAGGACAATTCTATCCAGATGAAGAAAGACCTGAAGAAGTTCCTGTACGATCTTAGGATCGAGGCTGAGGTCGAGATTGTGGAAATG ATGGACTCCGATATATCAGCCTACACATACGAACGAACCTTGATGATGGAGCAGAGGAATCAGATGCTGAGAGAGCTACGACTGAACAAAAAGGAAACCTTGGGCGTG AAGGTGCAGACATTGGTGGACTTCAACGAG GTGCAGGCGATCGTCGACCATCATCACAACGTGGACGTGAAGGTGCCGACCAAGGTCAGGTTCCAGGAGCCGGGCAGCCAAAACGCGAACGCGACGGACGAGGTGCTGGAGCCGGATGTCGCCAAGGAGGCGGAGCCCGGCGACAGCAACCAGGCAGCGGGAGACGCGAAGGACGACAGCGACGAGCAGTCCAAGTTGATCGGAGGATCGCCTAAACAGGACAACAGGGAGAACACGGAGAAAGAAGCGAAGGAGAACGAGGAGAAAGAGGCGCCCGAGGAGAAGAAACCTACCATCACGCC CGACGAGGGCGACGTCAGGCGTATGCACACTTCCGTCAAGCTGAACGAAGTGATCGTCAACAAGAGCCATGACGCTCAATTAGTCATCCTCAATCTTCCTGGACCGCCGCGGGACACCAAAATGGAACGTGAATCAAACT ACATGGAATTCCTGGAGGTTCTCACCGAGGGTCTGGAGAGGGTGCTGATGGTGCGGGGTGGCGGCCGGGAGGTGATCACCATCTACTCGTGA
- the Kcc gene encoding solute carrier family 12 member kcc isoform X4: MERFRVTPANSAQFAQQQQQSLDYDSPVNGTQLEHQHLVPRSMSECDGDGAGGDGDPMVGGGNSEKKTVYETNLFLYSEEMEDRPRISTLLSGLSNYSNTIPAATDPDAKPPPVQGGARMGTLIGVFLPCIQNIFGVILFIRLTWVVGTAGAIQGFFIVLCCCCVTMLTAISMSAIATNGVVPAGGSYFMISRSLGPEFGGAVGMLFYTGTTLAAAMYIIGAVEIVLTYMAPSLSIFGDFTKDPSIMYNNFRVYGTGLLMVMGTIVFIGVKFVNKFATVALACVILSIVAVYVGLFYNFYGNESLKMCVLGKRLLKDINVLAECNKNVNGPLHQIYCGNTTSTQKCDPYYLENNATIINGIRGLASGVFLENIWDSFQEENQLIAYGRDPKDIDNMATTSYNQIQIDLTTTFTILIGIFFPSVTGIMAGSNRSGDLADAQKSIPIGTICAILTTSTVYLSSVLLFAGTVDNLLLRDKFGQSIGGKLVVANMAWPNQWVILIGSFLSTLGAGLQSLTGAPRLLQAIAKDSIIPFLTPFATSSSRGEPTRALVLTVIICQCGILLGNVDYLAPLLSMFFLMCYGFVNLACALQTLLRTPNWRPRFKYYHWSLSFLGLSLCIAIMFMTSWYYALLAMGMAGCIYKYIEYRGAEKEWGDGIRGLALSAARYSLLRLEEGPPHTKNWRPQILILAKLTDDLVPKYRKLFAFASQLKAGKGLTICVSCIGGDYVQNSGEALAAKQSLRKTIVEEKVKGFVDVLVARNIVDGLSSLIQTTGLGGMKPNTVILGWPYGWRQSEDERTWRVFLQTVRAVAAARMALLVPKGINFFPDSTEKVVGYIDVWWIVHDGGLLMLLPFLLKQHRTWKNCKMRIFTVAQMEDNSIQMKKDLKKFLYDLRIEAEVEIVEMMDSDISAYTYERTLMMEQRNQMLRELRLNKKETLGVVQTLVDFNEVQAIVDHHHNVDVKVPTKVRFQEPGSQNANATDEVLEPDVAKEAEPGDSNQAAGDAKDDSDEQSKLIGGSPKQDNRENTEKEAKENEEKEAPEEKKPTITPDEGDVRRMHTSVKLNEVIVNKSHDAQLVILNLPGPPRDTKMERESNYMEFLEVLTEGLERVLMVRGGGREVITIYS, from the exons GCGATGGCGACGGCGCCGGCGGAGATGGCGATCCCATGGTGGGCGGAGGGAATTCCGAGAAGAAGACGGTATACGAGACCAATCTCTTCCTCTACAGT GAAGAGATGGAAGATCGGCCTCGAATCTCGACTCTGCTCAGCGGTCTATCGAATTATAGCAACACGATCCCAGCTGCTACCGATCCGGATGCGAAACCGCCTCCTGTGCAAGGCGGTGCACGGATGGGCACGCTGATCGGCGTCTTTCTGCCATGTATCCAGAACATCTTCGGTGTAATCTTGTTCATCCGTTTGACGTGGGTGGTTGGCACGGCTGGCGCCATACAGGGTTTCTTCATCGTGCTCTGTTGTTGCTGTGTG ACCATGCTCACCGCGATAAGTATGAGCGCTATCGCAACGAATGGCGTGGTGCCAGCTGGTGGGTCCTACTTCATGATATCCAGAAGTTTAGGTCCCGAATTCGGCGGTGCTGTGGGGATGTTGTTCTACACAGGCACCACTCTAGCTGCTGCCATGTACATCATCGGTGCAGTGGAGATTGTCCTG ACGTACATGGCGCCCTCGCTAAGTATATTCGGCGACTTCACCAAGGACCCAAGTATCATGTACAACAATTTCCGGGTGTACGGGACAGGGTTGCTGATGGTGATGGGCACCATAGTGTTCATCGGCGTGAAATTCGTCAACAAGTTCGCGACAGTGGCTCTAGCCTGCGTCATCCTCTCGATCGTCGCTGTCTACGTGGGTCTCTTCTACAACTTCTACGGGAACGAGTCCCTCAA GATGTGCGTCCTCGGGAAAAGATTGTTGAAGGACATCAACGTGCTGGCGGAGTGTAACAAGAACGTGAACGGACCTCTGCATCAGATATACTGCGGGAACACCACTTCTACGCAGAAGTGCGACCCCTATTACCTGGAGAACAATGCCACTATCATCAATGGAATCCGTGGATTAGCTAGTGGCGTGTTCTTGG AAAACATATGGGACAGCTTCCAAGAGGAGAACCAGCTGATCGCCTACGGCAGGGACCCCAAGGACATCGACAACATGGCAACCACCAGCTACAACCAGATCCAGATTGATCTGACGACCACCTTCACCATCCTCATCGGTATCTTCTTCCCCTCAGTCACAG GTATCATGGCCGGTTCTAACAGGTCGGGTGACCTAGCAGACGCCCAGAAATCGATCCCAATTGGCACAATTTGCGCCATCTTGACCACCTCGACGGTCTACCTCTCCAGCGTCTTGCTCTTCGCTGGCACAGTGGACAATCTGCTTCTGCGAGACAAGTTCGGTCAGAGTATCGGTGGCAAGCTGGTGGTAGCAAACATGGCTTGGCCGAACCAATGGGTGATCCTGATCGGTTCCTTCTTATCCACCCTGGGAGCTGGTCTACAGTCTTTAACCGGAGCTCCTCGTCTTCTGCAAGCCATCGCCAAGGACAGCATCATCCCATTTTTGACTCCGTTCGCCACCAGCTCCAGCCGAGGCGAGCCAACCAGGGCTCTGGTGTTGACAGTGATCATCTGCCAGTGCGGTATCCTCCTTGGCAACGTTGACTACCTGGCTCCTCTGCTGTCCATGTTCTTCCTGATGTGCTACGGGTTCGTGAACCTCGCCTGCGCCCTGCAGACCTTGTTGAGGACGCCCAACTGGCGGCCCAGGTTCAAGTACTACCACTGGAGCCTGTCCTTCCTCGGCCTGTCCCTCTGCATCGCCATCATGTTCATGACCAGCTGGTACTACGCTCTCCTAGCCATGGGCATGGCTGGTTGCATCTACAAGTATATAGAGTATCGCGGAGCCGAGAAAGAGTGGGGTGACGGGATCAGAGGTTTAGCCCTCTCGGCAGCTCGCTACTCCCTGCTCAGACTCGAAGAGGGTCCCCCGCATACTAAGAACTGGAGGCCACAGATCCTGATCCTTGCCAAGCTCACCGACGACCTGGTGCCCAAGTATCGCAAGCTCTTCGCCTTCGCGAGCCAGCTGAAGGCCGGCAAAGGTCTCACCATCTGCGTCAGCTGCATCGGGGGAGACTACGTCCAGAACTCTGGCGAAGCCCTAGCTGCCAAGCAGAGTCTACGCAAGACTATCGTCGAAGAGAAGGTCAAGGGATTTGTGGATGTCCTCGTGGCCAGGAATATCGTCGACGGACTGAGCTCGTTGATCCAGACCACCGGATTGGGAGGAATGAAGCCTAACACTGTTATTCTTGGATGGCCCTACGGGTGGAGGCAGTCCGAAGATGAAAGGACCTGGAGAGTCTTCCTGCAAACCGTCAGAGCCGTTGCTGCTGCTAGAATGGCTCTATTGGTTCCCAAGGGGATTAACTTCTTCCCTGATTCTACGGAGAAGGTCGTTGGGTACATCGACGTATGGTGGATCGTTCACGATGGTGGACTTCTGATGCTGTTGCCGTTCTTGCTGAAGCAACACCGCACGTGGAAGAACTGCAAGATGAGGATCTTCACGGTTGCTCAGATGGAGGACAATTCTATCCAGATGAAGAAAGACCTGAAGAAGTTCCTGTACGATCTTAGGATCGAGGCTGAGGTCGAGATTGTGGAAATG ATGGACTCCGATATATCAGCCTACACATACGAACGAACCTTGATGATGGAGCAGAGGAATCAGATGCTGAGAGAGCTACGACTGAACAAAAAGGAAACCTTGGGCGTG GTGCAGACATTGGTGGACTTCAACGAG GTGCAGGCGATCGTCGACCATCATCACAACGTGGACGTGAAGGTGCCGACCAAGGTCAGGTTCCAGGAGCCGGGCAGCCAAAACGCGAACGCGACGGACGAGGTGCTGGAGCCGGATGTCGCCAAGGAGGCGGAGCCCGGCGACAGCAACCAGGCAGCGGGAGACGCGAAGGACGACAGCGACGAGCAGTCCAAGTTGATCGGAGGATCGCCTAAACAGGACAACAGGGAGAACACGGAGAAAGAAGCGAAGGAGAACGAGGAGAAAGAGGCGCCCGAGGAGAAGAAACCTACCATCACGCC CGACGAGGGCGACGTCAGGCGTATGCACACTTCCGTCAAGCTGAACGAAGTGATCGTCAACAAGAGCCATGACGCTCAATTAGTCATCCTCAATCTTCCTGGACCGCCGCGGGACACCAAAATGGAACGTGAATCAAACT ACATGGAATTCCTGGAGGTTCTCACCGAGGGTCTGGAGAGGGTGCTGATGGTGCGGGGTGGCGGCCGGGAGGTGATCACCATCTACTCGTGA
- the Kcc gene encoding solute carrier family 12 member kcc isoform X2 — MERFRVTPANSAQFAQQQQQSLDYDSPVNGTQLEHQHLVPRSMSECDGDGAGGDGDPMVGGGNSEKKTVYETNLFLYSEEMEDRPRISTLLSGLSNYSNTIPAATDPDAKPPPVQGGARMGTLIGVFLPCIQNIFGVILFIRLTWVVGTAGAIQGFFIVLCCCCVTMLTAISMSAIATNGVVPAGGSYFMISRSLGPEFGGAVGMLFYTGTTLAAAMYIIGAVEIVLTYMAPSLSIFGDFTKDPSIMYNNFRVYGTGLLMVMGTIVFIGVKFVNKFATVALACVILSIVAVYVGLFYNFYGNESLKMCVLGKRLLKDINVLAECNKNVNGPLHQIYCGNTTSTQKCDPYYLENNATIINGIRGLASGVFLENIWDSFQEENQLIAYGRDPKDIDNMATTSYNQIQIDLTTTFTILIGIFFPSVTGIMAGSNRSGDLADAQKSIPIGTICAILTTSTVYLSSVLLFAGTVDNLLLRDKFGQSIGGKLVVANMAWPNQWVILIGSFLSTLGAGLQSLTGAPRLLQAIAKDSIIPFLTPFATSSSRGEPTRALVLTVIICQCGILLGNVDYLAPLLSMFFLMCYGFVNLACALQTLLRTPNWRPRFKYYHWSLSFLGLSLCIAIMFMTSWYYALLAMGMAGCIYKYIEYRGAEKEWGDGIRGLALSAARYSLLRLEEGPPHTKNWRPQILILAKLTDDLVPKYRKLFAFASQLKAGKGLTICVSCIGGDYVQNSGEALAAKQSLRKTIVEEKVKGFVDVLVARNIVDGLSSLIQTTGLGGMKPNTVILGWPYGWRQSEDERTWRVFLQTVRAVAAARMALLVPKGINFFPDSTEKVVGYIDVWWIVHDGGLLMLLPFLLKQHRTWKNCKMRIFTVAQMEDNSIQMKKDLKKFLYDLRIEAEVEIVEMMDSDISAYTYERTLMMEQRNQMLRELRLNKKETLGVVQTLVDFNEVPAEDNLPLVQAIVDHHHNVDVKVPTKVRFQEPGSQNANATDEVLEPDVAKEAEPGDSNQAAGDAKDDSDEQSKLIGGSPKQDNRENTEKEAKENEEKEAPEEKKPTITPDEGDVRRMHTSVKLNEVIVNKSHDAQLVILNLPGPPRDTKMERESNYMEFLEVLTEGLERVLMVRGGGREVITIYS, encoded by the exons GCGATGGCGACGGCGCCGGCGGAGATGGCGATCCCATGGTGGGCGGAGGGAATTCCGAGAAGAAGACGGTATACGAGACCAATCTCTTCCTCTACAGT GAAGAGATGGAAGATCGGCCTCGAATCTCGACTCTGCTCAGCGGTCTATCGAATTATAGCAACACGATCCCAGCTGCTACCGATCCGGATGCGAAACCGCCTCCTGTGCAAGGCGGTGCACGGATGGGCACGCTGATCGGCGTCTTTCTGCCATGTATCCAGAACATCTTCGGTGTAATCTTGTTCATCCGTTTGACGTGGGTGGTTGGCACGGCTGGCGCCATACAGGGTTTCTTCATCGTGCTCTGTTGTTGCTGTGTG ACCATGCTCACCGCGATAAGTATGAGCGCTATCGCAACGAATGGCGTGGTGCCAGCTGGTGGGTCCTACTTCATGATATCCAGAAGTTTAGGTCCCGAATTCGGCGGTGCTGTGGGGATGTTGTTCTACACAGGCACCACTCTAGCTGCTGCCATGTACATCATCGGTGCAGTGGAGATTGTCCTG ACGTACATGGCGCCCTCGCTAAGTATATTCGGCGACTTCACCAAGGACCCAAGTATCATGTACAACAATTTCCGGGTGTACGGGACAGGGTTGCTGATGGTGATGGGCACCATAGTGTTCATCGGCGTGAAATTCGTCAACAAGTTCGCGACAGTGGCTCTAGCCTGCGTCATCCTCTCGATCGTCGCTGTCTACGTGGGTCTCTTCTACAACTTCTACGGGAACGAGTCCCTCAA GATGTGCGTCCTCGGGAAAAGATTGTTGAAGGACATCAACGTGCTGGCGGAGTGTAACAAGAACGTGAACGGACCTCTGCATCAGATATACTGCGGGAACACCACTTCTACGCAGAAGTGCGACCCCTATTACCTGGAGAACAATGCCACTATCATCAATGGAATCCGTGGATTAGCTAGTGGCGTGTTCTTGG AAAACATATGGGACAGCTTCCAAGAGGAGAACCAGCTGATCGCCTACGGCAGGGACCCCAAGGACATCGACAACATGGCAACCACCAGCTACAACCAGATCCAGATTGATCTGACGACCACCTTCACCATCCTCATCGGTATCTTCTTCCCCTCAGTCACAG GTATCATGGCCGGTTCTAACAGGTCGGGTGACCTAGCAGACGCCCAGAAATCGATCCCAATTGGCACAATTTGCGCCATCTTGACCACCTCGACGGTCTACCTCTCCAGCGTCTTGCTCTTCGCTGGCACAGTGGACAATCTGCTTCTGCGAGACAAGTTCGGTCAGAGTATCGGTGGCAAGCTGGTGGTAGCAAACATGGCTTGGCCGAACCAATGGGTGATCCTGATCGGTTCCTTCTTATCCACCCTGGGAGCTGGTCTACAGTCTTTAACCGGAGCTCCTCGTCTTCTGCAAGCCATCGCCAAGGACAGCATCATCCCATTTTTGACTCCGTTCGCCACCAGCTCCAGCCGAGGCGAGCCAACCAGGGCTCTGGTGTTGACAGTGATCATCTGCCAGTGCGGTATCCTCCTTGGCAACGTTGACTACCTGGCTCCTCTGCTGTCCATGTTCTTCCTGATGTGCTACGGGTTCGTGAACCTCGCCTGCGCCCTGCAGACCTTGTTGAGGACGCCCAACTGGCGGCCCAGGTTCAAGTACTACCACTGGAGCCTGTCCTTCCTCGGCCTGTCCCTCTGCATCGCCATCATGTTCATGACCAGCTGGTACTACGCTCTCCTAGCCATGGGCATGGCTGGTTGCATCTACAAGTATATAGAGTATCGCGGAGCCGAGAAAGAGTGGGGTGACGGGATCAGAGGTTTAGCCCTCTCGGCAGCTCGCTACTCCCTGCTCAGACTCGAAGAGGGTCCCCCGCATACTAAGAACTGGAGGCCACAGATCCTGATCCTTGCCAAGCTCACCGACGACCTGGTGCCCAAGTATCGCAAGCTCTTCGCCTTCGCGAGCCAGCTGAAGGCCGGCAAAGGTCTCACCATCTGCGTCAGCTGCATCGGGGGAGACTACGTCCAGAACTCTGGCGAAGCCCTAGCTGCCAAGCAGAGTCTACGCAAGACTATCGTCGAAGAGAAGGTCAAGGGATTTGTGGATGTCCTCGTGGCCAGGAATATCGTCGACGGACTGAGCTCGTTGATCCAGACCACCGGATTGGGAGGAATGAAGCCTAACACTGTTATTCTTGGATGGCCCTACGGGTGGAGGCAGTCCGAAGATGAAAGGACCTGGAGAGTCTTCCTGCAAACCGTCAGAGCCGTTGCTGCTGCTAGAATGGCTCTATTGGTTCCCAAGGGGATTAACTTCTTCCCTGATTCTACGGAGAAGGTCGTTGGGTACATCGACGTATGGTGGATCGTTCACGATGGTGGACTTCTGATGCTGTTGCCGTTCTTGCTGAAGCAACACCGCACGTGGAAGAACTGCAAGATGAGGATCTTCACGGTTGCTCAGATGGAGGACAATTCTATCCAGATGAAGAAAGACCTGAAGAAGTTCCTGTACGATCTTAGGATCGAGGCTGAGGTCGAGATTGTGGAAATG ATGGACTCCGATATATCAGCCTACACATACGAACGAACCTTGATGATGGAGCAGAGGAATCAGATGCTGAGAGAGCTACGACTGAACAAAAAGGAAACCTTGGGCGTG GTGCAGACATTGGTGGACTTCAACGAGGTACCCGCCGAAGACAATTTACCTCTG GTGCAGGCGATCGTCGACCATCATCACAACGTGGACGTGAAGGTGCCGACCAAGGTCAGGTTCCAGGAGCCGGGCAGCCAAAACGCGAACGCGACGGACGAGGTGCTGGAGCCGGATGTCGCCAAGGAGGCGGAGCCCGGCGACAGCAACCAGGCAGCGGGAGACGCGAAGGACGACAGCGACGAGCAGTCCAAGTTGATCGGAGGATCGCCTAAACAGGACAACAGGGAGAACACGGAGAAAGAAGCGAAGGAGAACGAGGAGAAAGAGGCGCCCGAGGAGAAGAAACCTACCATCACGCC CGACGAGGGCGACGTCAGGCGTATGCACACTTCCGTCAAGCTGAACGAAGTGATCGTCAACAAGAGCCATGACGCTCAATTAGTCATCCTCAATCTTCCTGGACCGCCGCGGGACACCAAAATGGAACGTGAATCAAACT ACATGGAATTCCTGGAGGTTCTCACCGAGGGTCTGGAGAGGGTGCTGATGGTGCGGGGTGGCGGCCGGGAGGTGATCACCATCTACTCGTGA